From Pieris rapae chromosome 3, ilPieRapa1.1, whole genome shotgun sequence, a single genomic window includes:
- the LOC110993207 gene encoding ran-specific GTPase-activating protein isoform X2 — protein sequence MSLPTEESVRRNSESEGDAESPEHDPHFEPVLSLPLVDIQTNEEDEEELAKIRARLYRYDTADHEWKERGTGDIKLLRHKLNNTVRVVMRRDKTLKVCANHFITPDIRMNVHCGSDKAFNWSVFADFADETMKQELLAIKFGTVQNAELWKAKFAEAQEIVRTKCILYTQDLSSDDESSITRSEDTDTPEPKTTDKGDEDSKKDSLESDGVVLKLKELKVDSEKSD from the exons ATGTCTTTACCG ACCGAGGAAAGTGTGAGGCGCAATAGTGAGAGCGAGGGTGATGCAGAGTCTCCAGAACATGACCCTCACTTTGAACCTGTTCTATCGTTGCCTCTAGTGGATATTCAGACTAACGAAGAAGATGAAGAAGAGCTAGCAAAAATCCGCGCCAGGCTCTACAGATACGACACCGCCGATCATGAATGGAAg gAACGCGGTACTGGTGACATAAAATTACTTCGCCACAAGTTAAACAATACAGTAAGAGTTGTAATGCGACGAGACAAGACACTAAAAGTGTGTGcaaatcattttataactCCTGATATAAGAATGAATGTGCACTGTGGTTCTGACAAGGCTTTTAATTGGTCTGTTTTTGCGGACTTTGCTGATGAAACTATGAAACAGGAATTGCTGGCTATAAAGTTTGGCACTGTGCAGA ATGCTGAATTATGGAAAGCAAAGTTTGCCGAAGCCCAAGAAATTGTAAGAACAAAATGTATTCTGTATACCCAAGATCTATCATCAGATGATGAGAGTAGTATCACTAGAAGTGAAGACACTGATACTCCTGAACCTAAAACTACCGACAAAGGTGATGAGGATTCAAAGAAAGACAGTCTAGAAAGTGATGGTGTGGttctgaaattaaaagaacTGAAAGTGGATAGTGAAAAATCTGACTAA
- the LOC110993207 gene encoding ran-specific GTPase-activating protein isoform X1 produces the protein MLCLQTEESVRRNSESEGDAESPEHDPHFEPVLSLPLVDIQTNEEDEEELAKIRARLYRYDTADHEWKERGTGDIKLLRHKLNNTVRVVMRRDKTLKVCANHFITPDIRMNVHCGSDKAFNWSVFADFADETMKQELLAIKFGTVQNAELWKAKFAEAQEIVRTKCILYTQDLSSDDESSITRSEDTDTPEPKTTDKGDEDSKKDSLESDGVVLKLKELKVDSEKSD, from the exons ATGTTATGTTTGCAGACCGAGGAAAGTGTGAGGCGCAATAGTGAGAGCGAGGGTGATGCAGAGTCTCCAGAACATGACCCTCACTTTGAACCTGTTCTATCGTTGCCTCTAGTGGATATTCAGACTAACGAAGAAGATGAAGAAGAGCTAGCAAAAATCCGCGCCAGGCTCTACAGATACGACACCGCCGATCATGAATGGAAg gAACGCGGTACTGGTGACATAAAATTACTTCGCCACAAGTTAAACAATACAGTAAGAGTTGTAATGCGACGAGACAAGACACTAAAAGTGTGTGcaaatcattttataactCCTGATATAAGAATGAATGTGCACTGTGGTTCTGACAAGGCTTTTAATTGGTCTGTTTTTGCGGACTTTGCTGATGAAACTATGAAACAGGAATTGCTGGCTATAAAGTTTGGCACTGTGCAGA ATGCTGAATTATGGAAAGCAAAGTTTGCCGAAGCCCAAGAAATTGTAAGAACAAAATGTATTCTGTATACCCAAGATCTATCATCAGATGATGAGAGTAGTATCACTAGAAGTGAAGACACTGATACTCCTGAACCTAAAACTACCGACAAAGGTGATGAGGATTCAAAGAAAGACAGTCTAGAAAGTGATGGTGTGGttctgaaattaaaagaacTGAAAGTGGATAGTGAAAAATCTGACTAA
- the LOC110993206 gene encoding protein windbeutel — MSFNRKISLVLSIFIAIPAVYKVSASSGSIELDEISFDKIINTFSASLVKFDVAFPYGDKHDAFVAIAKEAKDVKELVIAEVGVKDYGEKENSELANKYGATKETFPVVKLFLKGQNEPITFDDSQGFTTDQLRRFVRQNTGIYLSLPGCVRELDMLAIEFMKAKKDERNNILKKTEDALKVLDSEGKNTGKIYKTIMEKVLIKGDNFVKTENDRVKKVMSGKLSDEKKLDMAQRLNILQTFQLHEIQYKDEL; from the exons ATGAGTTTTAACAGAAAAATTTCATTAGTGCTctcaatatttattgcaattccAGCTGTTTACAAAGTGTCCGCATCTAGCGGTTCTATCGAATTGGATGAAATTTcgtttgataaaataataaatacattctcGGCATCTCTTGTAAAGTTTGATGTAGCATTTCCTTACGGCGATAAACATGATGCTTTTGTTGCGATAGCTAAAGAAGCAAAGGACGTTAAGGAACTAGTCATTGCAGAAGTCGGTGTTAAAGATTACGGcgaaaaagaaaattcagaACTTGCCAATAAATATGGGGCCACAAAGGAAACTTTTCCAGTGGTGAAATTGTTTCTTAAAGGTCAAAATGAACCTATAACTTTTGACGATTCTCAAGGATTCACTACTGATCAGTTAAGGCGATTTGTTCGACAAAACACCGGCATCTACCTAAGCCTCCCTGGATGTGTGCGCGAACTTGACATGCTTGCTATTGAATTCATGAAAGCGAAAAAGGATGagagaaacaatattttaaagaaaactgaaGATGCTCTCAAAGTGCTTGACTCTGAG GGTAAAAATActggaaaaatatataaaactataatggAAAAAGTTCTTATCAAAGGTgacaattttgttaaaactgAAAATGATCGTGTAAAGAAAGTTATGAGTGGCAAGTTATCTGATGAAAAGAAACTGGATATGGCCCAGAGACTGAACATTCTTCAAACATTCCAACTTCATGAAATTCAATATAAGGATGAACTgtag